In Phenylobacterium hankyongense, the sequence CCGCTCGACCATGCGGCCCTCGACCCTCAGAACGCCCTTGCCGGCGTTTTCGGCCAAATCGAAGGCTGCGGCCACGGTCCGCGCCCAGGCCACCGCCTCGGCCGAGGGCGTGAAGGCGCGGTTGGCGGCCGCCAGATGGCTGGGATGGATCAGCGACTTGCCGTCGAAGCCGAAGTCGACGGCCTGCTCGCACTCGCGCGCCAGCCCCTCCAGGTCCTCGATGGCGTTGTAGACCCCGTCCAGGATGGCGAGGCCGTGGGCGCGGGCGGCCATCACCGCGAGCGCCAGGGCCGGCTGCAGCGGCGCCCGATCGGCGCCCGGGCGGCAGCGCATCTCCTTCGCCAGGTCGTTGCCGCCGATCACCCAGGCGTCGGTGCGGCTGGCGGCCGCCGCCTGGCCGAGCGCGTCCAGCCGGAACACCGCCGCACAGGTCTCGATCATAGCCCACAGCCGCGTCGGCCCGCCCAGCGCCGCGGCGTAGGGGGCCAGGTCCTCAGGAGCGGCGATCTTCGGCACCAGCACGGCGTCGGGATGCACGGACGCCGCCGCGCCGAGGTCGGCGGCGCCCCAGGGCGTGTCCAGCCCGTTCACCCGGATCACCACCTCGCGCCGGCCGAAGCCGCCGGCGCGCACCGCCTCGACGGCCAGGCTGCGCGCCTCGACCTTGGCGTCGGGGGCGACCGCGTCCTCCAGGTCCAGGATCACCACGTCGCAGGCCAGCGTGCGGGCCTTCTCGATCGCCCGGGGATTGGAGGCCGGCAGGTAAAGCGCGCTGCGGCGGGGACGGTCGGCGATCATCGGCGGCGTCGCGCTCCTTCGCGCATGGATCACCCCCTGTCTTAGCGGCTAGGATGGGGCCATGACCACACGCTACGACGCCGAGGCGCGGAACGTCCTGGGCAAGGAGCTGAAGCCCTGCTCCTTGGACCCGGTGACCGGCTTTTTCCGCAACGGCTGCTGCGAAACCGGCCCGCATGACCTCGGCATGCACACCGTGTGCGCGGTGATGACCGCCGAATTCCTGGCCTTCTCGC encodes:
- a CDS encoding HpcH/HpaI aldolase/citrate lyase family protein, translated to MIADRPRRSALYLPASNPRAIEKARTLACDVVILDLEDAVAPDAKVEARSLAVEAVRAGGFGRREVVIRVNGLDTPWGAADLGAAASVHPDAVLVPKIAAPEDLAPYAAALGGPTRLWAMIETCAAVFRLDALGQAAAASRTDAWVIGGNDLAKEMRCRPGADRAPLQPALALAVMAARAHGLAILDGVYNAIEDLEGLARECEQAVDFGFDGKSLIHPSHLAAANRAFTPSAEAVAWARTVAAAFDLAENAGKGVLRVEGRMVERLHLAQARRLIAVADAITAHEVAEA